Proteins from a single region of Kluyveromyces lactis strain NRRL Y-1140 chromosome C complete sequence:
- the CWC25 gene encoding U2-type spliceosomal complex subunit CWC25 (weakly similar to uniprot|P53854 Saccharomyces cerevisiae YNL245C): MSDLNLLKSWNPKLVKNRKKVWEAQQQLVEENKKIKERQKEIEKERELDRYSSLIRDEDQKNVKRKTGLEWMYDNTSTALTENVDYLLGKKEITDTLLDLSGNNNKSEKSENQKQTIRKHYQGIEDVICSKTNHKNVDLSSDDPMAKFKAAKQAHLKTLKQNIQPTSHEYPVHKPLRGANSKRYDSGNGSRSNYKNSRYNNKYYRS; this comes from the coding sequence ATGAGTGACTTAAATTTATTAAAGTCATGGAATCCAAAATTGGTGaagaatagaaaaaaagtatGGGAGGCTCAACAACAACTAGTTGAAGAGAATAAAAAGATAAAGGAAAGacagaaagaaatagaaaaagaacGTGAGCTTGATCGATACAGCAGCTTGATTAGGGATGAAGACCAGAAAAATGTTAAGAGGAAAACAGGGTTAGAGTGGATGTATGACAACACATCCACAGCTTTGACAGAAAATGTAGACTACCTCCTTGgtaaaaaggaaataacAGACACATTACTCGACTTATCAGGGAACAACAATAAAAGTGAGAAATCtgaaaaccaaaaacaAACCATCAGAAAACATTACCAAggaattgaagatgttatatgttcaaaaacaaaccatAAAAACGTTGACTTAAGTAGTGACGATCCAATGGCGAAGTTCAAAGCAGCTAAACAAGCccatttgaaaacattgaaacaaaatatcCAGCCCACTTCACATGAATATCCTGTACACAAACCCTTACGTGGCGCAAATTCAAAAAGGTACGACAGTGGCAATGGGAGTAGATCAAATTACAAAAACTCTAGgtacaacaacaaataCTACAGAAGTTAG